From the genome of Burkholderia cepacia ATCC 25416:
GCGCCATCGCGGCCAAACTGAAGGAACGGGAAATTTTCGTGCGGCACTTCGGGCTGCCGCGAATCGACCAGCACCTGCGCATCACCGTCGGCACCGATGCCGAATGTGATGCGCTCGTCGCGGCGTTGCGCGAGCTGCTGGCCTGACATGAAGGAACCGGCGCCAGGCGGCGCCGATCCGGATGCGTGACGTGCGTGCCGAAGAACCCGGGCGCGCGCGTCACCGCGGGGTCACGACGCGTCGTCGCCTTTCACGGCGATCAACGCGTGGTACTTCTCCATCAATTGCGCGTGCGATTCGTCATGCTGCGGATCGCGCGGAATGCATTCGACCGGACACACCTGCTGGCACTGCGGTTCGTCGAAATGGCCGACGCACTCGGTGCACTTGTTCGGGTCGATCACGTAGATGTCCGGGCCCATCGAAATCGCGCCGTTCGGGCACTCGGGCTCGCACACGTCGCAATTGATGCACTCGTCGGTAATCATCAAAGCCATACTGATCTCACTTCTTCAGGCCGGTGGCCGGCTTCGCGACGAAACCGGCCGGCGCCGCGTCACGCGGCAGGGCCTCCCATCGCCGTCACTTTCTCGGTCAGCCACTTCTCGACGGACGGGAACACGAACTTGCTGACATCACCGCCCAACTGCGCGATTTCACGCACGATCGTGCCCGAGATGAACTGGTACTGGTCGGACGGCGTCATGAACATCGTCTCGACGTCGGGCAACAGATAGCGGTTCATCCCCGCCATCTGGAACTCATATTCGAAATCGGACACGGCTCGCAGGCCGCGCACGATCACGCGTGCGTTGTTGGTGCGGACGAAGTCCTTCAGGAGGCCGGTGAAACTCATCACCTTCACGTTCGGGTAATGGCCGAGCACCTCGTTCGCAATCGTCAGACGTTCTTCCAGCGAGAAGAACGGCTTTTTCGCGCGGCTGTCGGCCACACCGACCACCAGCGTATCAAAAATGCTCGACGCACGCCGCACGAGGTCTTCGTGCCCGCGCGTCAGCGGATCGAACGTACCGGGATACACGGCGACTACCATGTCGCTCCTCCTGTCATCACGCAAACGGGATGGCAGCGGTGCCATGCGCACGCGACTGCCGAGATGGGCATGCGTCGCCTTTGCAGCGCGCCGCCTCGTATGGAACGCGCATTATTCATCATTTTCGCGCCGCAGCAAATGATAGTGAACCGCACCGGCCTTGCCGTGCTTCACCACCTCCCAGCCCGCGAGCGCATCATGCGCGGCCGGGTCGAGTTCCGCGCCCGTTTCGACGTACAGCGCGCCGCCCGCCGCGACGAGCGGCGCCGCCAGCGCGACCGCGCGATCGAGCACAGCCGGTTCGCCGAACGGCGGATCGAGAAACACGACGTCGAACGCGCCCGGCGTGAGCCCGGCCGCGAGCCGCAACGCGTCCGCCTCCGCGACCTCGACCGCACGCGCGCCGAGCTTGTCCTTGATCGCACGCAGCTGCTGCGCGGCGCGTGGATGGCGCTCGACCATCACGACGCTCGCCGCGCCGCGCGACGCGGCCTCGAAACCGAGTGCGCCCGTGCCCGCGAACAGGTCGAGGCAGCGGCGGCCTTCGAGATCCTGGCCGAGCCAGTTGAACAGCGTCTCGCGCACGCGATCGGGCGTCGGCCGCAGGCCGTCGAGATCGAGCACCGCGAGCGGCGTGCGTTTCCAGTCACCGCCGATGATGCGGATCGTGTGCGGCTTGCCGCGGCTGGAAGGGGCCGCCGGGCGGCCGGAAGAGGAACGGGACATACGGAATATCGACGACGGAGGGACCGGGCGCGCGCAGGGGCGCACCGCCAAACAGGCGCACGTTACCACAGCGGCGGCGCGCACTGACGCGAGCGCCACGCCGCACTGATAAAATGCACGGTTTCGGCCGCCGTGCGCCGCGCCCGCGCGAACGCAGGACGGCCCGTCCGGTGCCCCGCTTCTGGCGGCGGCCCGCCCTCTTCCCGACGTCAGACCATGTTCAGCTTCTTCAAACGATTCAAGAAAACGCAGGAGCCCGATCCGGCGGAATCGCAATCGGCCGACGCGCAGCAAACGGACGAACCGTCCGATGCGCCCGCGGTCGAGGCCCCGCCTGCGGCCGAGGTGCCGCAAGCGCCCGCGCAACCGGCCGCGCCGGCCGTCGTGATGACGGTCACGCCGACCAACGACGGGCGCGACGAAGTCGTCGAGACGGTCGAAATCGTTCCGCCGCCGCTGCAGGACGCCACCGCGAAGAAATCGTGGCTCGCCCGCCTGAAAACGGGGCTCGCCAAGACGGGCTCGAGCATCACCGGCGTCTTCGTCAACACGAAGATCGACGAGGATCTGTACGAGGAGCTCGAAACCGCGCTGCTGATGTCCGACGCGGGCGTCGACGCGACCGAGTACCTGCTCGGCGCGCTACGCGAAAAGGTGCGCGCGGGCCGCCTGACCGACCCGCAGCAGGTGAAGGCCGCGCTGCACGACCTGCTCGTCGAGTTGCTGACGCCGCTCGAGAAGTCGCTGATGCTCGGCCGCGCGCAGCCGCTCGTGATGATGATCACCGGCGTGAACGGTGCGGGCAAGACGACCAGCATCGGCAAGCTCGCAAAGCATCTGCAGAGCTTCGACCAGTCGGTGCTGCTGGCCGCGGGCGACACGTTCCGCGCGGCCGCGCGCGAACAGCTTGCAGTCTGGGGCGAGCGCAACAACGTGACGGTCGTGCAGCAGGAAAGCGGCGATCCGGCCGCGGTGATCTTCGACGCGGTCAGCGCCGCGCGCGCGCGCAAGATCGACGTGATGATGGCCGACACGGCCGGCCGCCTGCCGACGCAACTCCACCTGATGGAAGAGCTGAAGAAGGTGAAGCGCGTGATCTCGAAGGCGCACGACGGCGCGCCGCACGAAGTGCTGCTGGTGATCGACGCGAACACCGGCCAGAACGCGCTCACGCAGGTCAAGGCATTCGACGACGCGCTCGGCCTCACCGGCCTCATCGTCACGAAGCTCGACGGCACCGCGAAGGGCGGGATTCTCGCCGCGATCGCGCGGCAGCGCCCGGTGCCGGTCTACTTCATCGGCGTCGGCGAGAAGGTCGAGGATCTGCAGCCGTTCAGCGCGGTCGAATTCGCGGACGCGCTGCTCGGCTGAACACCACCGGCACGCATCGCACGGGGCGCCTTCGGGCGCCCTTTTTCATGCGCGCCCGGTCATGCATGCCGGGCGCACCGCGCTCATTCGGCGTCGGGCTGCGCGCCGGGCTCGGCGGCCTTGAACGCATCGAGCGTCGACGCGTGGTCGACGATCCGCTGGATCGTCGGATAGCGCGTCGTGTCGATCGAGAAGCGGTTCGCGTTGAACACCTGCGGCACGAGGCACACGTCGGCGAGTGTCGGCGTGTCGCCGAAACACAGCTTGCCGGTGCGCGGATCGCTCGCGAGACGGGTCTCGAGCGATTCGAAGCCCGCCTCGATCCAGTGCCGGTACCACGCGTTCTTCGCCTCTTCGGGCACCTTCAGCGTGTGCTTCAGGTACTTCAGCACGCGCAGGTTGTTGAGCGGATGGATTTCGCACGCGATCTGCAGCGCGACCGCACGCACATAGGCGCGATCGACCGGCTGCTTCGGCAGCAGCGCCGGTTCCGGATGGGTTTCCTCGAGATATTCGATGATCGCGAGCGACTGCTGCAGCGTCGCGTCGCCGTCGGTCAGCGTCGGCACGACCGCGTCCGGATTCAGCGCGCGGTACGCGTCCTTCAGTTGCTCGCCGCCGTCACGCAGCATGTGCACGGGAACATAGTCGAACGACAGCTGCTTCAGGTTCAGGGCGATCCGCACGCGGTACGACGCGGAACTGCGGAAATAGCTGTAAAGCTTCATGGGATGTCTCTCGTAGTCGTATTCGGCCGGCAACGGCACGGGCGCGGCGCAGCCGGCGCGCGCACCGCCGGGAAGCAGAGTGTAGCGCGCCGCGATGCGCCCCCCTTGCTTGCGTCGTCCGCGCCCGTGCGATACTCGGGCATTCCTCACCGCTCACAGCGCGGCCCGATGCCGGCCGCCCGCCCCACGCCCCGATGACCGCTTCCCACGATCCCGCCGCCGTTCCGTTCCCGTGCGCCCGCTTCATCAAGGAAATCGGCCGCGGCCCGAACGGCGCACGCGCACTGTCCGCCGAGGACACGTTCGAGCTCTATCGCGCGATGCTCGACGCGCGCGTGTCGGATGTCGAACTCGGCGCGATCCTGATCGCCTATCGGCTGAAGGGCGAATCCGCCGACGAGCTGGCCGCGATGCTCGCCGCCGCGCAGGCGTCGTTCGAGCCCGTGCACGTACAGGACGCGGCGTTCCGTCCCGTCGCGATCCCGAGCTACAACGGCGCGCGCAAGCAGCCGAACCTCGTGCCGCTGCTCGCACTGCTGCTCGCGCGCGAAGGCGTGCCGGTGCTCGTGCATGGTGTCGAGCAGGATCCGGGCCGCGTGACGAGCGCCGAGATCTTCTCGGCGCTGTCGCTTGCTCCGTCGGCGTCGCACGATGCGATCGAGGACACGCTTGCCGAGCGCCGCGTCGCGTTCGCGTCGATCGAGGTGCTGGCGCCGCGCATCGCGCGCCTGCTGTCGATGCGCCGCGTGCTCGGTGTGCGCAATTCGACGCACACGCTCGTGAAGATCCTGCAGCCGTTCGCACCGGCCGGCCTGCGGCTCGTCAACTACACGCACCCGCCGTACCGCGACAGCCTCGCGCAGCTGTTCCGCGACCATCCCGACGCCGCGCTCGGCGGCGCGCTGCTCGCGCGCGGCACCGAGGGCGAAGCCGTTGCCGACACGCGGCGCCAGGTGCAGGTCGACTGGTTGCACGACGGCGTGTGCGACACGCTGATCGAGGCCGAGCGCTCGTCGACCGAAGCGCCCCCCGTCGCCCTGCCCGAATCGCGCGATGCGGCCACGACGGCCGCGTGGACGGACGCCGTATTGCGCGGCGAGGTGCCGGTGCCCGACACCGTCGCCCGCCAGGTCGCGACGATCGTGCAGATCACCCGCATCGCGCGCTGACGGCACGCCTGCGAACCGGCCCCGCGCGCCGGGCATTTGACACGCGGGCGCATCCTGGCATAGAGTTGCCGTCATGCGTTCCTTTCCGAACACCCTCCGAATTACCTCCGGCCGCCTAGCGCGGCCGCTATCGCTACGACTAGCCTAAGGCTGTCGTAGCGCCGTGTGCTGTCCGCACGGTCCCTCCCAGCAGTTCCTCGCAGTACCCCTCTCGCAGTTTTTACAACCCGAAGTCGTCAGCATTCGTCCGTCTATCCGTCGGCCGATTCGCGAAGATCATCCGCATCCGCAGCGCGCTCGCGTGCCGCGGAGCGAGGCAGCGCCAACCGTCGCCCATGCCGCCCGTCTTCGCTCGCGACTTGAGACCCGAGGTCCAGAAGATGCAGCGCAATCCGCAAGACAAGTACCGTCCGTTCGAGCCCGTCCGCCTCAATGGCCGCAAATGGCCGTCGCGCACCATCGAGCGCGCGCCCGTCTGGATGAGCACCGACCTGCGCGACGGCAACCAGTCGCTGATCGAGCCGATGAGCATCGAGCAGAAGCTCGAATTCTTCGAGATGCTGGTCGCGATCGGGTTCAAGGAGATCGAGGTCGGTTTTCCGTCGGCGTCGCAAACCGACTTCGATTTCGTCCGCAAGCTGATCGACGACAAGCGGATTCCCGATGACGTGACGATCGAAGTGCTCGTGCAGGCGCGCGAAGACCTGATCGCTCGCACGTTCGACGCGCTCGAAGGCGTGCCGCGCGCGATCGTGCACCTGTACAACGCGGTCTGCCCGTCGTTCCGCCGCATCGTGTTCGGGATGTCGAAGGCCGACGTGAAGGCGCTCGCGGTCGACGGCACGCGCATCATCAAGGAGCACGCCGTCGCGCGCCCCGACACGCAGTGGACCTTCCAGTACTCGCCGGAAACCTTCAGCATGACCGAGCTGACGTTCGCACGCGAGATCTGCGACGCGGTCGCGCAAACCTGGCGCCCGACCCGCGACCATAAGATGATCGTCAACCTGCCGGCCACCGTCGAAGCCGCGAGCCCGAACGTGTTCGCCGACCAGATCGAATGGATGGACCGCAACCTCGCGTATCGCGACAGCATCGTGCTGTCCGTGCATCCGCACAACGACCGCGGCACGGCGGTCGCGGCGGCCGAGCTCGCGCTGCTCGCGGGCGCCGACCGCATCGAGGGTTGCCTGTTCGGCAACGGCGAGCGTACCGGCAACGTCGATCTCGTCACGCTCGCGCTGAATCTCTACACGCAGGGCATCGATCCGGGCCTCGATTTCTCCGACATCGACGCGGTGCGCCGCGTCGTCGAACGCTGCAACCAGATTCCGGTGCATCCGCGCCACCCGTACGCGGGCGACCTCGTGTTCACCGCGTTCTCCGGTTCGCATCAGGACGCGATCCGCAAGGGCTTCGCGCAGCAGCGCCCCGACGCGCCGTGGGAAGTGCCGTACCTGCCGATCGACCCGGCCGACCTCGGCCGCAGCTACGACGCGGTGATCCGTGTCAACAGCCAGTCCGGCAAGGGCGGCGCGACGTTCCTGCTCGAACGCGGGATGGGCTTCACGCCGACGCGGCGCGTGCAGATCGAATTCAGCCACGCGGTGCAGACGCTTGCCGACGCGTCGGGAGAAGAAGTGACGGGCGACGCGATCTGCGCGCTGTTCGCGCGCGAATTCTTCGACACCGACGGCCCGGCCGCGCGCCACGGCAACGGCGCGCGCTGGCAGAACCGCGAGATCGCGACGGCGCCCGCGGCGGATATCGCACCCGACGATGCCGTGCGACGTTTGGCCGCGGCATTCGCAGCCGCCGCCGGCGTCGCGATCGACATCGCTTCGTGCGAACACGCGCGCACGACGGACGGGCGGATCGCGGTATCGGTGGGCTGCCGGGTCGGCGATGCGCCGCTGCGGCACGGCGTCGGCCTGCACGCCGATGCGGCGGGCGCCGCGCTCGATGCGCTCGTCAGCGCGATCAACCGCTCGGCCTGGCACTGCGCGGATCGCCGCGCGGCGGCCTGACGGACGGTTCCGTTTCAGGGTTCAAACGTCAGCGAGCGGTGCGTGACCGCTCGTGCGCCGCGCGATCCGCGCCGCACGAGGCAGCAAAAAGCGGCCCAGGAGGCCGCTTCGATCGGGACATGAAAACGGGCGCCACGCGCGCTCATGTCTCGGTCGCGCACCGCGTCGCCTGCCACGCGAACAGGCTCCAGCGGCCCTGTTCGTGGGTGTGGACGGAGGTATACGCAATCGGGAAGACCAGGCCGCCGTTGTTCGTTTCCATCTCGATCAACGCACGCCCGGTGACGACGCAGGTTTCATCGCCGACGGGCAGCACGTCCTGCGACTGGATTTCGATCTGGCGATAGCGGCGGCGGCCGGCGACGATGGCGTCGATGAACTGCTGCTTGGTTTCGCGTTTGCCGTTGGTGTGCACGAAGAACACCTTGTCCGACAAAAGCGCGCCGAGCGCCTCGCCGTCGCCGTCCACCATCGCCCGGAACCGATCGCGCTCGAGCGCGCGGATCGCATCGATCACCTTCGCCATCGCCTGACTCCTCGGCAACGCGCACGCCGTGCGCGGGCGTGCGGATCAGAAGTTGTACTGCACGTAGAACTGGTGGAAATTTATACCAGGATTCGGCTCTTTGATACCCGCGTTAGACACATGTTCAAAACGGTAGCCGACCTGATACTGTTGCCGTTGGCCGAACTGCACCCCCACCCCCGCGGTCGGCGAGAACTGGAACGCGGTCCCCAGCGAGAAATGATCCGAGATCGTCGGGTGCGTCAGCAGCCGGACGCCGCCGCCAGCCTCGATGAACGGGCGAATCTCCCCGGCGCTCTTGATGAAGCGGAACAACGGCGTCACGCCGAATTCGCCGATGCTGCCGTGAACGTTGCCGCCCGTGTGCCAGTAGCCCGCGTGCCCTTCCACGACGAACGCGAAGTGCCAACCGCCCATTTCCCACCAGTTCCAGCCCGGATCCCACACCACGCCGAGATCGCCCTTGTCGACCCCGTGGCGATCCGAAAAACCGCCGCCCGCCTGAATCCCCCATCGATCCGCGAATGCCGCACCCGATCCTCCCAGAAGGGACGCCGCCAGCATCGCGTGCAGGACAAGCCGGCTGCGGGGCCGGCGATTCTTCTTATTGTTCATCTGACACTCCAACTTTGTGGGTTGAATGGAACCTGCCGCTTCGGCCGGCTCGAGCGAAGTGAATGGTATGGTAAAGGACTTTTCGGATCGGCATCACGAAGCGAAATGGCTTCCTTCCAAAACAACAAAAATTGAAATCGTCTACTGATTACCATCTGAAACAACGGCTTACGGAACTTCGCGTCGCCTCCCCTGTCGCAGAATAGACTATCGACTCGACTAACTCGATAGAAAAACGGGAACTCCGATGCCCACGCTTGCTCTAAGGAATTAGCACTCAGCTTGCGGGAGTGCTAAGATGCCCCACGGAATCTCATTCGAGACCGGGGGTTTGTCCCTGATTCCAAAGGAGTTTTTAGTGAGCAACGCCCTGACCCTCCCGAACACCCTGAGCCCGGCGCCGGCCAAGGCCGAATCGGCAGGCTCGCTGGCGCTCGCAGCTCAATCGATGTTGCCGGGCCAGCTTGGCAACATCGACGCGTATATCCAGGCCGTCAATCGCATTCCGCTGCTGACGGCAGAAGAGGAACGCCAGTACGCGACCGAATTCCGCGAAAACAACAATCTCGACTCGGCACGCCGCCTCGTGCTGTCGCACCTGCGGCTCGTCGTGTCGATCGCGCGCAACTATCTCGGGTACGGCCTGCCGCACGGCGACCTGATCCAGGAAGGCAACATCGGCCTGATGAAGGCCGTGAAGCGCTTCGATCCGGCCCAGAACGTTCGTCTCGTGTCGTACGCGATCCACTGGATCAAGGCCGAGATCCACGAGTACATCCTGCGCAACTGGCGCATGGTGAAGGTCGCGACGACGAAGGCGCAGCGCAAGCTGTTCTTCAACCTGCGCAGCCACAAGAAGAGCATGCAGGCGATGACGCCCGAGGAAATCGACGGCCTCGCACAAGAGCTCAACGTCAAGCGCGAAGACGTGACCGAAATGGAAACGCGCCTGTCGGGCGGCGATATCGCGCTCGAAGGGCAAGTCGAAGACGGCGAGGAGTCGTACGCACCGATCGCCTACCTGGCCGACTCGCACAACGAACCGACCGCCGTGCTCGCCGCGCGTCAGCGCGACTCGCTGCAGACGGACGGCATCGCGCAGGCACTCGACGCGCTCGACGCGCGCAGCCGCCGCATCATCGAGGCACGCTGGCTGCATGTCGACGACGACGGCTCGGGCGGCTCGACGCTGCACGATCTCGCCGCCGAGTTCGGCGTGTCGGCGGAACGCATCCGCCAGATCGAGGCGAGCGCGATGAAGAAGATGCGCACCGCCCTCGCCGAATACGCATAAATACCGGCGATTCGGAAAGCTTCATCGAAAACCGCTGCCTGACCGGCAGCGGTTTTTTTTCGCCCGACTTTTTCACCGGTTTTTAGCCGGTTTATCCCTCGCCTCTCCGCCCGCTTCTTCGCTCATTTCTCCGTCGATCAATTGACCTGTTTAATCAGGTATTGG
Proteins encoded in this window:
- a CDS encoding nuclear transport factor 2 family protein, which encodes MAKVIDAIRALERDRFRAMVDGDGEALGALLSDKVFFVHTNGKRETKQQFIDAIVAGRRRYRQIEIQSQDVLPVGDETCVVTGRALIEMETNNGGLVFPIAYTSVHTHEQGRWSLFAWQATRCATET
- a CDS encoding acyloxyacyl hydrolase, with translation MNNKKNRRPRSRLVLHAMLAASLLGGSGAAFADRWGIQAGGGFSDRHGVDKGDLGVVWDPGWNWWEMGGWHFAFVVEGHAGYWHTGGNVHGSIGEFGVTPLFRFIKSAGEIRPFIEAGGGVRLLTHPTISDHFSLGTAFQFSPTAGVGVQFGQRQQYQVGYRFEHVSNAGIKEPNPGINFHQFYVQYNF
- the maiA gene encoding maleylacetoacetate isomerase, with the protein product MKLYSYFRSSASYRVRIALNLKQLSFDYVPVHMLRDGGEQLKDAYRALNPDAVVPTLTDGDATLQQSLAIIEYLEETHPEPALLPKQPVDRAYVRAVALQIACEIHPLNNLRVLKYLKHTLKVPEEAKNAWYRHWIEAGFESLETRLASDPRTGKLCFGDTPTLADVCLVPQVFNANRFSIDTTRYPTIQRIVDHASTLDAFKAAEPGAQPDAE
- the ftsY gene encoding signal recognition particle-docking protein FtsY translates to MFSFFKRFKKTQEPDPAESQSADAQQTDEPSDAPAVEAPPAAEVPQAPAQPAAPAVVMTVTPTNDGRDEVVETVEIVPPPLQDATAKKSWLARLKTGLAKTGSSITGVFVNTKIDEDLYEELETALLMSDAGVDATEYLLGALREKVRAGRLTDPQQVKAALHDLLVELLTPLEKSLMLGRAQPLVMMITGVNGAGKTTSIGKLAKHLQSFDQSVLLAAGDTFRAAAREQLAVWGERNNVTVVQQESGDPAAVIFDAVSAARARKIDVMMADTAGRLPTQLHLMEELKKVKRVISKAHDGAPHEVLLVIDANTGQNALTQVKAFDDALGLTGLIVTKLDGTAKGGILAAIARQRPVPVYFIGVGEKVEDLQPFSAVEFADALLG
- the leuA gene encoding 2-isopropylmalate synthase, whose product is MQRNPQDKYRPFEPVRLNGRKWPSRTIERAPVWMSTDLRDGNQSLIEPMSIEQKLEFFEMLVAIGFKEIEVGFPSASQTDFDFVRKLIDDKRIPDDVTIEVLVQAREDLIARTFDALEGVPRAIVHLYNAVCPSFRRIVFGMSKADVKALAVDGTRIIKEHAVARPDTQWTFQYSPETFSMTELTFAREICDAVAQTWRPTRDHKMIVNLPATVEAASPNVFADQIEWMDRNLAYRDSIVLSVHPHNDRGTAVAAAELALLAGADRIEGCLFGNGERTGNVDLVTLALNLYTQGIDPGLDFSDIDAVRRVVERCNQIPVHPRHPYAGDLVFTAFSGSHQDAIRKGFAQQRPDAPWEVPYLPIDPADLGRSYDAVIRVNSQSGKGGATFLLERGMGFTPTRRVQIEFSHAVQTLADASGEEVTGDAICALFAREFFDTDGPAARHGNGARWQNREIATAPAADIAPDDAVRRLAAAFAAAAGVAIDIASCEHARTTDGRIAVSVGCRVGDAPLRHGVGLHADAAGAALDALVSAINRSAWHCADRRAAA
- the rsmD gene encoding 16S rRNA (guanine(966)-N(2))-methyltransferase RsmD; its protein translation is MSRSSSGRPAAPSSRGKPHTIRIIGGDWKRTPLAVLDLDGLRPTPDRVRETLFNWLGQDLEGRRCLDLFAGTGALGFEAASRGAASVVMVERHPRAAQQLRAIKDKLGARAVEVAEADALRLAAGLTPGAFDVVFLDPPFGEPAVLDRAVALAAPLVAAGGALYVETGAELDPAAHDALAGWEVVKHGKAGAVHYHLLRRENDE
- the rpoH gene encoding RNA polymerase sigma factor RpoH; this translates as MSNALTLPNTLSPAPAKAESAGSLALAAQSMLPGQLGNIDAYIQAVNRIPLLTAEEERQYATEFRENNNLDSARRLVLSHLRLVVSIARNYLGYGLPHGDLIQEGNIGLMKAVKRFDPAQNVRLVSYAIHWIKAEIHEYILRNWRMVKVATTKAQRKLFFNLRSHKKSMQAMTPEEIDGLAQELNVKREDVTEMETRLSGGDIALEGQVEDGEESYAPIAYLADSHNEPTAVLAARQRDSLQTDGIAQALDALDARSRRIIEARWLHVDDDGSGGSTLHDLAAEFGVSAERIRQIEASAMKKMRTALAEYA
- the ybiB gene encoding DNA-binding protein YbiB, giving the protein MTASHDPAAVPFPCARFIKEIGRGPNGARALSAEDTFELYRAMLDARVSDVELGAILIAYRLKGESADELAAMLAAAQASFEPVHVQDAAFRPVAIPSYNGARKQPNLVPLLALLLAREGVPVLVHGVEQDPGRVTSAEIFSALSLAPSASHDAIEDTLAERRVAFASIEVLAPRIARLLSMRRVLGVRNSTHTLVKILQPFAPAGLRLVNYTHPPYRDSLAQLFRDHPDAALGGALLARGTEGEAVADTRRQVQVDWLHDGVCDTLIEAERSSTEAPPVALPESRDAATTAAWTDAVLRGEVPVPDTVARQVATIVQITRIAR
- the coaD gene encoding pantetheine-phosphate adenylyltransferase, whose translation is MVVAVYPGTFDPLTRGHEDLVRRASSIFDTLVVGVADSRAKKPFFSLEERLTIANEVLGHYPNVKVMSFTGLLKDFVRTNNARVIVRGLRAVSDFEYEFQMAGMNRYLLPDVETMFMTPSDQYQFISGTIVREIAQLGGDVSKFVFPSVEKWLTEKVTAMGGPAA
- a CDS encoding YfhL family 4Fe-4S dicluster ferredoxin, yielding MALMITDECINCDVCEPECPNGAISMGPDIYVIDPNKCTECVGHFDEPQCQQVCPVECIPRDPQHDESHAQLMEKYHALIAVKGDDAS